A stretch of Telopea speciosissima isolate NSW1024214 ecotype Mountain lineage chromosome 11, Tspe_v1, whole genome shotgun sequence DNA encodes these proteins:
- the LOC122646444 gene encoding F-box/FBD/LRR-repeat protein At1g13570-like isoform X1, which yields MEMASCSTLDILSNLPENLVEKIFLHLSTRDVVRTSVLSTKWRHKWISVPHLIFNDECIPVSVGSLGHDKLVKIVNHILLLHRGPVLKFHISNSQLKSCSDIDSWILHLTLLNSVEEFELQISKSVCHVVPPCLFSFGHLIQLKLIGCKIIPPVTFKGFSYLKSLFFKKVTLSNASLECLLSTCPWLEMLSLIDIDGPTHVEIRNPNLKYLLFDDKSIGISLKDLRLLVYANLCAINVAHSDQQGTCNFINNLGSLLNIQKLVMKGWFLESLAVGDVPRRLPFTFDHLKSISFPLNVEDMKVILVAICLLNSSPNLQELEILLHRNREYAIVPVMDLQEAKDQLECTFNKLRVVNMSKLFGTEIELVLIKSILANSPVLETMSISTTTNGVKKLTLLKELLQFKRTSQRAKIVHLD from the exons ATGGAAATGGCTTCGTGTTCAACTTTAGACATTTTGAGTAATCTGCCAGAAAATTTAGTAGAAAAAATCTTTTTGCATTTGTCAACAAGAGATGTGGTGAGGACCAGCGTCCTTTCAACTAAGTGGAGACACAAATGGATTTCAGTTCCACATCTCATATTCAATGATGAATGTATACCAGTTTCTGTTGGTTCACTTGGTCATGATAAACTTGTGAAAATTGTCAATCATATTCTCCTACTTCATAGAGGCCCAGTTCTGAAATTCCATATCTCTAATTCGCAGTTAAAATCCTGTTCAGATATAGACAGCTGGATTCTTCACCTCACGTTATTAAATTCTGTCGAAGAATTTGAACTTCAGATTTCAAAATCGGTGTGTCATGTTGTTCCTCCATGTTTATTCTCCTTTGGACATCTGATTCAGTTAAAACTTATTGGCTGCAAAATCATACCTCCTGTGACATTCAAAGGCTTTAGTTATCTCAAAAGTCTGTTTTTTAAAAAGGTTACACTCTCTAATGCATCATTGGAATGTTTGCTTTCTACCTGCCCTTGGCTTGAAATGTTGTCATTGATTGATATTGATGGTCCGACTCATGTTGAAATTCGTAATCCAAATCTCAAGTATTTGTTGTTCGATGATAAATCCATTGGTATATCCCTCAAAGATTTGAGACTTTTAGTTTATGCAAACCTTTGTGCAATAAATGTGGCTCATTCTGACCAACAAGGAACTTGCAATTTTATCAACAATCTTGGCTCTCTGCTCAATATTCAAAAGCTTGTCATGAAAGGCTGGTTTCTAGAG TCCTTAGCCGTTGGTGATGTGCCGAGGAGGCTTCCTTTTACTTTTGATCATTTGAAGAGCATCTCCTTCCCATTAAACGTGGAGGATATGAAAGTGATTTTAGTTGCTATATGTTTGTTGAATAGCTCCCCTAATTTGCAAGAGCTTGAAATCTTG CTCCATCGTAATAGGGAATATGCGATTGTTCCTGTCATGGATCTCCAAGAAGCAAAGGATCAGTTGGAGTGTACATTCAACAAACTCCGGGTTGTAAATATGTCCAAACTTTTTGGCACAGAAATTGAATTGGTACTTATTAAATCTATCCTTGCCAATTCACCCGTGCTTGAGACAATGAGTATCAGTACTACGACTAATGGCGTTAAAAAATTAACATTGTTGAAAGAGTTGCTTCAATTCAAAAGAACTTCACAACGAGCGAAAATTGTGCACTTGGATTGA